Genomic DNA from Clostridium sp. BJN0013:
TCTACATGGCGATTTAGTTGGTTTAAAACATATTCCAAAAGGAACCCTAACAGCATCTAAGTTCTTTTTAACATACTCATATCTGATTAAATTTTCTCCATCATCAGAATTTAAATTTACATGCTCAAGTTTATTAGTTTCAATATTAACCCTAAACAAATTTAAATTCTCTGTATTCTTCCATTTCTCGTAGAGAGTATTTTCTGTAACTGTTGCATAATGAACAGTCATTTGAAGACTCTGATGTCCTAATATTTGTTGTATTATACTAATTCCCATGCCTTGCTCAACATATTCTTTTGCTCTTGTATGACGTAGCGAATGTACTTTAAAATGATATAACTTACCATTAACATCCCTAATATCTTTTTGATTAATAAGCCTTTTTATAGTATTTAATAAAGTATGTTTTGGTAAAGAGCTTCCTTTTAACTTGCCTCCATAAGTATTAAACAAATATTTCTTTGGATTATTTTCTTCTGTACTCAATTTTTTAGCTTTATCGATAGCCTTTTGAACCATTTCAGCAACTTTATTTCTTATTGAAATTCTAAGTAATGCTATATCCGTTTTAGTTATTTCACCACAAAGATAATAATTATATTTCTGTTCTTTACTGTTCCAAATTTGTTCTAAACAATTATGATATTTAAGATTTAATATATCAGTACCTCGCCATCCCGTTTCTCTAAGTAGAATGTAAATGGGTATATATTGTGGTCTATCTAAATCCATAATATTATTGTCTAATTGTTTTAAAATAGGTTCTGGAATAAATTTAGCAGTTTTGACCTGCGTAGTCATTGAATCTCTCTTAGGAATGTCATCTTGAAATATTAAAAATGATACTTCTTTTTCAGGTGATTTTTCATATTGAGCCATTTGGATATACTCTAAAAATGTCCTTATATATGAAACAAACTTGCTTCTGTAATGATTATTTTTATCTTTGTAGTCATTATTTACCCAATATAAATAGTTTTCTATGTCTTGCCTTGA
This window encodes:
- a CDS encoding tyrosine-type recombinase/integrase, producing MLELDREKTFQKWKMFLINKNIKFDINEKSYFWFSNYLTDFIKDFYDDREETEKDIWYSKNIKGAKIPASGAKGGIASLNFSNIPVYYNETVKRYFKTFITKKSWSHCYETLKHINYFFSIFYFNGYSDGFIKKLSRQDIENYLYWVNNDYKDKNNHYRSKFVSYIRTFLEYIQMAQYEKSPEKEVSFLIFQDDIPKRDSMTTQVKTAKFIPEPILKQLDNNIMDLDRPQYIPIYILLRETGWRGTDILNLKYHNCLEQIWNSKEQKYNYYLCGEITKTDIALLRISIRNKVAEMVQKAIDKAKKLSTEENNPKKYLFNTYGGKLKGSSLPKHTLLNTIKRLINQKDIRDVNGKLYHFKVHSLRHTRAKEYVEQGMGISIIQQILGHQSLQMTVHYATVTENTLYEKWKNTENLNLFRVNIETNKLEHVNLNSDDGENLIRYEYVKKNLDAVRVPFGICFKPTKSPCRQQMNHCLNCGSFCTTTENISEYEEEIQKVKSQIEISNRCGRELWAEKNKQYLDVLERTLEKIKEQKIVHKNGKSREEI